A genomic window from Sulfurospirillum diekertiae includes:
- the rpsG gene encoding 30S ribosomal protein S7, whose protein sequence is MRRRKAPVREVLPDPIYNSKIITKFINALMLDGKKSVATKVFYGSLELAEKRSGTLKGIEIFNTAIDNVKPVMEVKSRRVGGATYQVPVEVRTTRQQALALRWLVSYARKRSERTMVERLANELLDAANSRGATFKKKEDTYKMAEANKAFAHYRW, encoded by the coding sequence ATGAGAAGAAGAAAAGCTCCTGTAAGAGAAGTATTACCAGATCCAATCTACAATAGCAAAATTATCACAAAGTTTATCAATGCGTTGATGCTCGATGGAAAAAAGAGTGTTGCTACTAAAGTATTTTATGGTTCATTAGAACTCGCTGAAAAAAGAAGCGGAACACTCAAAGGGATTGAAATTTTCAATACAGCTATCGATAACGTTAAGCCTGTTATGGAAGTAAAAAGCAGACGTGTCGGTGGAGCAACATATCAAGTTCCAGTCGAAGTTAGAACAACTCGTCAACAAGCATTGGCTCTTAGATGGTTAGTCTCTTACGCTCGTAAAAGAAGTGAGAGAACAATGGTCGAGAGGTTGGCCAATGAACTTTTAGATGCGGCTAATAGTAGAGGCGCTACCTTTAAGAAAAAAGAAGATACTTATAAAATGGCAGAAGCAAACAAAGCGTTTGCTCACTATCGCTGGTAA
- the rpoC gene encoding DNA-directed RNA polymerase subunit beta' encodes MKRLEPIEIHEESRPRDFKAFQLRLASPEKIRSWSYGEVKKPETINYRTLKPERDGLFCAKIFGPVRDYECLCGKYKKMRYKGIKCEKCGVEVTSTKVRRSRMGHIELVTPVAHIWYVNSLPSRVGTLLGVKMKDLERVLYYEAYIVEQAGEAFYDAENKNKVAVYDVLNEEQYQSLQQRFEDTGFVAKMGGEVIRDLLANIDLVEVLGQLKEDINQTSSEAKKKTIVKRLKVVEAFLNSGNRPEWMMITMLPVLPPDLRPLVALDGGKFAVSDVNDLYRRVINRNARLKRLMELDAPEIIIRNEKRMLQEAVDALFDNGRRANAVKGANKRPLKSLSEIIKGKQGRFRQNLLGKRVDFSGRSVIVVGPNLKMDQCGLPKQMALELFKPHLLARLEEKGYATTVKQAKKMIDMKTNEVWECLAEVVKGHPVMLNRAPTLHKLSIQAFHPVLIDGKAIRLHPLVCSAFNADFDGDQMAVHVPLSQEAIAECKILMLSSMNILLPASGKAVTVPTQDMVLGLYYLTLEKPHAKGSNKIFANVDEVHIAIDAGFLDIHAKIKTRINDRVLFTTAGRLILKSILPDFVPEAHWNRVLKKKNIGALVDFVFKEGGIGITAGFLDNIKRLGFKYATESGISVSIDDIRVPEAKVKKIKEAKKKVREIQKQFSSGLLTEQERYNKIIDIWTDTNNEVASEMMKLTESHKGGFNSIYMMADSGARGSAAQIRQLAGMRGLMAKPDGSIIETPIISNFREGLNVLEYFISTHGARKGLADTALKTANAGYLTRKLIDVAQNVKVTMDDCGTHEGVEITEISESGELVESLYERATGRVLAEDVIDTITNEVLFTEGTLIDEKSAQALKEASIKSVVIRTPITCKAKKGVCAKCYGTNLAEGTLVRPGEAVGIISAQSIGEPGTQLTLRTFHIGGTASTESQDRQVIAQKEGFIRYYNVKTYVTKEGKNIVANRRNAAVLLVEPKIKAPFKGTIEIDTAHEETAITITSASGENIRYTLRKSDFAKPNELAGVSGKIEGKFYIPYLSGDMVEINESIVEVIKEGWNVPSRIPYASELKVKNGDPIIQKIHADAKGVVKYYKLHGDYLDRIHDIEKGHVVKEKGIFAVVADNDDREAIRHYIPRDSIIDINDNSIVEGKTLLAYPSTSEQITIAEWDPYSTPIIAEDAGIVTFEDIEPGISATEQFDDMTGQSRLVINEYLPSGMKPTIIIANKNGEIVKYQLEPKTAIFVQNGVTVGLADLIGRTPKAIAKSKDITGGLPRISELFEARRPKNATVIAEIDGTIRFGKPLRSKERIIIEAADGTSVEYLVDRNTQIHVQPGEFVHAGERLTDGVISSHDILRIMGEKALHYYLISEIQQVYRGQGVAINDKHIEVIVSQMLRQVRIVDSGDTKFIMGDLISRRRFREENEAVMKMGGEPAIAEPTLLGVTRAAIGSDSVISAASFQETTKVLTEASIAGKMDMLEDLKENVILGRMIPVGTGLYQNKQFNIELNPSRG; translated from the coding sequence ATGAAACGACTAGAACCAATTGAGATTCACGAAGAGAGCCGTCCTAGGGACTTTAAAGCATTTCAATTAAGACTTGCAAGTCCTGAAAAGATTCGCTCATGGAGTTATGGAGAGGTTAAAAAACCAGAAACCATTAACTATCGTACGCTCAAACCAGAGCGTGATGGACTTTTCTGCGCGAAAATCTTTGGACCCGTCAGAGATTATGAATGTCTGTGCGGAAAATATAAAAAGATGCGTTACAAAGGCATCAAATGCGAGAAGTGTGGCGTTGAAGTAACGAGCACAAAAGTGAGACGTTCACGTATGGGGCACATTGAGTTAGTAACTCCTGTGGCTCATATATGGTATGTTAACTCACTTCCAAGTCGTGTGGGAACGCTACTTGGTGTTAAGATGAAAGATCTTGAGCGCGTACTTTACTATGAAGCTTACATTGTTGAGCAAGCAGGTGAAGCGTTTTACGATGCTGAAAATAAAAATAAAGTTGCAGTTTATGATGTTCTTAATGAAGAACAATATCAATCATTGCAACAACGTTTTGAAGATACTGGTTTTGTAGCAAAAATGGGTGGCGAGGTTATTCGTGATTTATTAGCGAATATTGATCTTGTCGAAGTTCTTGGTCAACTTAAAGAAGATATTAACCAAACCAGTTCTGAAGCAAAGAAAAAAACCATTGTTAAACGTCTCAAAGTTGTTGAAGCATTCCTCAACAGTGGCAATCGCCCTGAATGGATGATGATTACTATGTTGCCAGTTCTTCCGCCAGATCTTAGACCACTTGTAGCACTTGATGGTGGAAAGTTTGCGGTCAGTGACGTCAATGACTTGTATCGTCGTGTTATCAACAGAAATGCTCGTTTGAAGCGTTTGATGGAACTTGATGCACCAGAAATTATTATTCGTAACGAAAAACGAATGTTACAAGAAGCGGTTGATGCACTTTTTGATAATGGTCGTCGTGCCAATGCCGTAAAAGGCGCTAATAAGCGTCCTTTAAAATCGCTTTCAGAGATCATTAAAGGTAAACAAGGACGTTTCCGTCAAAACCTACTTGGTAAAAGGGTTGACTTTTCAGGTCGTTCTGTTATCGTTGTTGGACCAAACTTGAAAATGGATCAGTGCGGTCTTCCAAAACAGATGGCGTTGGAGCTTTTTAAACCACATTTGTTAGCACGCCTTGAAGAAAAAGGGTATGCAACAACGGTTAAGCAAGCGAAAAAAATGATCGATATGAAAACCAATGAAGTATGGGAATGTTTAGCGGAAGTGGTTAAAGGTCATCCGGTTATGCTTAACCGTGCACCAACACTTCACAAACTCTCAATTCAGGCATTTCATCCTGTTTTGATTGATGGAAAAGCGATTCGTTTGCACCCTCTTGTATGTTCTGCCTTCAACGCGGACTTCGATGGCGATCAAATGGCCGTTCACGTTCCATTATCACAAGAGGCCATTGCTGAATGTAAGATCTTGATGCTGAGTTCAATGAACATCTTGCTTCCAGCTTCAGGTAAAGCGGTAACCGTCCCAACACAAGATATGGTCTTGGGTCTTTACTACTTAACACTCGAAAAACCGCATGCAAAAGGTTCTAATAAGATTTTTGCAAATGTGGATGAAGTCCATATTGCCATTGATGCAGGATTTTTAGATATTCATGCAAAAATTAAAACACGTATCAATGATAGAGTTCTCTTTACAACAGCAGGTCGTTTGATTTTAAAATCAATCTTACCAGATTTTGTGCCTGAAGCACACTGGAACAGAGTATTGAAAAAGAAAAATATCGGTGCTTTAGTTGATTTTGTCTTTAAAGAAGGTGGTATTGGTATTACTGCAGGATTTTTGGATAATATTAAAAGACTCGGCTTTAAATACGCAACTGAATCAGGTATTTCGGTTTCAATTGATGATATCCGTGTTCCTGAAGCAAAAGTGAAAAAAATCAAAGAAGCGAAGAAAAAAGTACGTGAGATCCAAAAACAATTTAGTTCTGGTTTATTAACTGAGCAAGAACGTTACAACAAAATTATTGATATTTGGACGGATACGAACAATGAAGTGGCTTCTGAAATGATGAAGCTTACGGAGAGTCATAAAGGCGGCTTTAACTCTATTTATATGATGGCAGATTCTGGTGCGCGTGGTTCTGCTGCGCAAATTAGGCAGTTAGCAGGTATGAGGGGTCTTATGGCGAAACCAGATGGAAGTATTATTGAAACGCCAATTATTTCAAACTTTCGTGAAGGTCTAAACGTTCTTGAATACTTTATTTCAACGCATGGTGCTCGTAAAGGTCTTGCGGATACTGCTCTTAAAACAGCGAATGCAGGTTACTTGACCAGAAAACTGATCGACGTTGCTCAAAACGTTAAAGTTACGATGGATGATTGTGGTACACATGAAGGTGTTGAGATTACCGAAATCAGTGAGAGCGGTGAGCTTGTAGAGTCATTGTATGAGAGAGCAACAGGTCGTGTTCTTGCAGAAGATGTTATTGACACAATTACCAACGAAGTTCTCTTCACAGAGGGAACATTGATTGATGAGAAGAGCGCTCAAGCCCTTAAAGAGGCAAGCATTAAGTCGGTTGTTATTCGTACACCAATTACATGTAAAGCTAAAAAAGGCGTTTGTGCAAAATGTTATGGTACTAACCTTGCTGAAGGTACATTGGTTCGCCCAGGTGAAGCAGTTGGTATTATTTCAGCACAATCGATTGGTGAACCAGGTACGCAACTAACACTTCGTACATTCCACATCGGTGGTACAGCATCAACGGAATCTCAAGATCGCCAAGTTATTGCACAGAAAGAGGGTTTTATTCGTTATTACAATGTAAAAACGTATGTGACTAAAGAAGGCAAGAATATTGTTGCTAACCGCAGAAATGCAGCTGTTCTTCTTGTCGAGCCAAAAATAAAAGCACCATTTAAAGGTACGATTGAGATTGATACAGCACATGAAGAGACAGCGATTACAATTACCAGTGCTAGTGGTGAAAATATTCGTTATACCCTTCGTAAAAGTGACTTTGCTAAGCCAAATGAGCTAGCGGGTGTTAGTGGTAAAATTGAGGGTAAATTCTATATCCCATATCTTAGTGGCGATATGGTTGAAATCAACGAGAGTATCGTAGAGGTCATTAAAGAGGGTTGGAACGTTCCAAGTCGTATTCCTTATGCGAGTGAGCTTAAAGTAAAAAATGGTGATCCAATTATCCAAAAGATTCATGCTGATGCCAAAGGTGTTGTAAAATACTATAAGCTTCATGGAGACTATTTGGATCGTATCCATGATATTGAAAAAGGTCATGTGGTTAAAGAAAAAGGTATTTTTGCAGTGGTTGCAGACAATGATGATAGAGAAGCAATTCGTCACTATATTCCACGTGATTCCATCATTGATATTAATGATAATAGCATTGTAGAGGGGAAAACGCTCCTTGCATATCCTTCAACCAGTGAGCAAATTACCATTGCTGAGTGGGATCCATACTCTACGCCAATTATCGCAGAAGATGCAGGTATTGTTACATTTGAAGATATTGAACCAGGTATTAGTGCAACAGAGCAATTTGATGATATGACTGGTCAAAGCAGACTGGTCATCAATGAGTATCTACCAAGCGGCATGAAACCAACCATTATTATTGCAAATAAAAATGGTGAGATTGTTAAGTATCAATTAGAGCCAAAAACAGCAATCTTTGTTCAAAATGGTGTAACGGTTGGTCTAGCGGATTTGATTGGTAGAACGCCAAAAGCGATTGCAAAATCGAAAGATATTACCGGGGGTCTTCCACGTATTAGTGAGCTTTTTGAAGCACGTCGTCCTAAAAATGCCACTGTTATTGCGGAGATTGATGGAACGATTCGTTTTGGTAAACCACTACGTTCAAAAGAGCGTATTATCATTGAAGCAGCTGATGGTACAAGTGTCGAGTATTTAGTGGATCGTAATACACAAATTCACGTTCAACCAGGTGAATTTGTCCACGCAGGTGAGCGACTCACCGATGGTGTAATTTCAAGCCATGATATTTTACGTATTATGGGTGAAAAAGCACTTCACTATTATTTGATCAGTGAAATTCAACAAGTCTATCGTGGACAAGGTGTTGCGATTAACGATAAACACATTGAGGTTATCGTTTCTCAAATGCTTCGCCAAGTACGTATTGTTGACAGTGGCGATACAAAGTTTATCATGGGTGATTTGATTAGCCGTAGACGTTTCCGTGAAGAGAATGAAGCGGTTATGAAAATGGGTGGAGAGCCAGCGATTGCTGAGCCAACACTTTTAGGTGTTACCCGTGCAGCGATCGGTAGTGATAGTGTTATATCAGCGGCTTCATTCCAAGAGACAACCAAAGTTCTAACGGAAGCGAGTATCGCAGGTAAGATGGATATGCTCGAGGATCTTAAAGAAAATGTTATCTTAGGACGTATGATTCCAGTAGGAACCGGTCTTTATCAAAACAAACAATTTAATATTGAGTTGAACCCAAGTAGAGGTTAA
- the rpoB gene encoding DNA-directed RNA polymerase subunit beta, which yields MLNSLKSGNRLRVDFSKVPKKIDVPNLLQLQQKSYEQFLDVENFKEESGVEKVFKSIFPIHDPQNRLTLEYAGSEVGKPRYTVRECMERGLTYSVSLKMNIRLILWDKDEKSGEKTGVKDIKEQAIFIREIPLMTDRTSFVINGVERVVVNQLHRSPGVIFKEEESPTVANKLIYNAQIIPDRGSWLYFEYDAKDTLFVRINKRRKVPITILFRALGYSKQDILKLFYPVLNIMIRENKFLIEFSADNFLGRVDFDLKDEHGNLLLAAGKRLARKKAEKFIEDGIKFIEYPVEILVNRFLSSPIIDKESGEVLYDTLAQLDEGKLAKIIEQKCETIEIANDLASGVDDAIINSFIADNETLKLLRQTESIEDENDLAAIRIYKVMRPGEPVTKEAAKTFVKDLFFNSERYDLTKVGRMKMNHKLGLTVPEYVTIMTSEDIIKTAKYLIKVKNGQGHIDDRDHLGNRRIRAIGELLANELHAGLIKMQKAIRDKFTALSGSVEKLMPHDLINSKMITSAIAEFFSSGQLSQFMDQTNPLSEITHKRRLSALGEGGLVKERAGFEVRDVHPTHYGRICPVETPEGQNIGLINTLSMYAKVNDLGFVEAPYRKVENATITDEIIYITATQEEGLVIAPASTKINENNEIVEDLIEVRVDGETVLIEKEKVDLIDLSSMMIAGVAASLIPFLEHDDSNRALMGSNMQRQAVPLVKSDAPIVGTGVEKIAARDSWEAIKVKRAGMVEKVDNKNVYILGEDEGGAFIDHYALQKNLRTNQNTTFTQKVIVRKGDMVEAGGVIADGPSMDQGELAIGKNAMVAFMPWNGYNYEDAIVISERMIREDAFTSVHIYEKEVEARELKDGVEEITKDIPNVKEEELAHLDDSGIVKVGTYVTPGMILVGKVSPKGEVKPTPEERLLRAIFGEKAGHVVNKSLYATPSLEGIVVDVKIFTKKGYDKDPRAVQAYEQEKEILDREHHDKLLMLDREEMLRINALLLKNPLQEDQEISKTSYKKGGFIKAEDLHNVNRFSINSIVKAFSNEVQDDYKDLKMYFQNEKKKLKEEHDEKLNIIEKDDILPSGVVKLVKVYVATKRKLKVGDKMAGRHGNKGIVSNIVREVDMPYLKNGEIVDIVLNPLGVPSRMNIGQILEVHLGLVGKRLGDQIEEIFKEKQGDWIKALREKMISIADVAKLMDARNFIDKVNDEQLLIFARDWSKGVKFATPIFEGVNVEEFEKLFEMAKIDTDGKTDLYDGMTGQKMHERVNVGYMYMLKLHHLVDEKVHARSTGPYSLVTQQPVGGKALFGGQRFGEMEVWALEAYGAAHTLREMLTVKSDDVEGRILAYKALTRGENVPQTGIPETFYVLTNELKSLALDVEIYDEVEEDETTRTN from the coding sequence ATGTTAAATAGCCTAAAATCTGGAAATCGCTTACGAGTCGATTTTTCCAAAGTCCCAAAAAAAATTGATGTACCAAATCTACTCCAACTTCAACAAAAGAGTTACGAACAGTTTTTAGATGTTGAAAATTTCAAAGAAGAGAGTGGCGTAGAGAAGGTTTTTAAATCTATTTTTCCTATTCATGATCCCCAAAATAGACTTACTTTAGAATATGCTGGATCTGAGGTTGGAAAACCTAGATATACTGTCCGCGAATGTATGGAGCGTGGCCTTACTTATTCTGTTAGCTTAAAAATGAATATTCGTCTTATCCTCTGGGATAAAGATGAAAAATCCGGTGAAAAGACTGGTGTAAAAGATATTAAAGAACAAGCAATTTTTATTCGTGAAATTCCATTAATGACCGATAGAACTTCATTTGTTATCAATGGTGTTGAAAGAGTTGTTGTTAATCAGCTTCACAGAAGCCCTGGTGTTATCTTTAAAGAAGAAGAGAGCCCAACGGTTGCTAATAAGCTTATTTATAATGCTCAAATTATTCCAGATCGTGGTTCTTGGCTCTATTTTGAATACGATGCTAAAGATACCCTATTTGTTAGAATTAATAAACGCAGAAAAGTTCCTATTACGATTCTATTTCGTGCACTTGGATACAGCAAACAAGATATTTTAAAACTTTTTTACCCTGTGCTCAATATTATGATTCGTGAAAATAAATTCTTAATTGAGTTCTCAGCTGATAACTTCTTAGGTCGTGTTGATTTCGATCTTAAAGATGAACATGGAAACCTTCTTTTGGCTGCAGGAAAGCGTCTTGCACGTAAAAAAGCTGAAAAATTTATTGAAGATGGTATTAAGTTTATTGAATATCCTGTTGAAATTTTGGTTAATCGTTTTCTCTCTTCTCCAATTATTGATAAAGAGAGTGGTGAAGTCCTTTATGATACATTGGCACAACTTGACGAAGGTAAATTGGCTAAGATTATTGAACAAAAATGTGAAACGATTGAAATTGCCAATGATCTTGCAAGTGGTGTCGATGATGCTATTATTAACTCGTTTATTGCTGATAACGAAACACTGAAATTACTTCGTCAAACAGAGAGCATTGAAGATGAAAATGACTTAGCAGCGATTCGTATTTATAAAGTAATGAGACCAGGCGAGCCTGTTACCAAAGAAGCTGCAAAGACATTTGTCAAAGATCTTTTCTTTAACTCTGAAAGATACGATTTAACCAAAGTTGGTCGTATGAAAATGAATCATAAACTTGGACTTACAGTACCAGAGTATGTGACGATTATGACGAGCGAAGATATTATCAAAACAGCAAAATACTTGATTAAAGTTAAAAATGGTCAAGGGCATATCGACGATCGTGATCACTTGGGCAATAGAAGAATTAGAGCTATCGGTGAATTACTAGCGAACGAGCTTCATGCAGGTTTGATCAAAATGCAAAAAGCAATTCGTGATAAATTCACAGCACTTAGCGGTAGTGTTGAAAAGTTAATGCCTCATGATTTGATTAACTCTAAAATGATTACTTCTGCGATTGCAGAATTTTTCTCAAGTGGACAATTGTCACAATTTATGGATCAAACCAATCCGCTCAGTGAAATTACACATAAAAGAAGATTATCGGCTCTTGGTGAGGGTGGTTTAGTAAAAGAGCGTGCAGGCTTTGAAGTCCGTGACGTTCACCCAACACACTATGGTCGTATTTGTCCAGTAGAAACACCAGAGGGTCAAAATATTGGTTTGATCAATACCCTTTCAATGTATGCAAAAGTTAATGACCTTGGTTTTGTTGAAGCACCTTACCGTAAAGTTGAGAATGCAACCATTACAGATGAGATTATTTACATCACAGCAACACAAGAAGAGGGTTTAGTTATTGCTCCTGCAAGTACCAAGATTAATGAAAACAACGAGATTGTTGAAGATTTAATTGAGGTTAGAGTTGATGGTGAGACTGTACTAATTGAGAAAGAGAAAGTTGATTTGATCGATCTTTCGTCCATGATGATAGCCGGTGTTGCAGCTTCACTTATTCCATTCTTGGAACATGATGATTCGAACCGTGCATTGATGGGTTCAAACATGCAACGTCAAGCTGTACCTTTGGTCAAATCAGACGCACCTATTGTTGGAACAGGCGTTGAAAAAATTGCAGCTCGAGACTCTTGGGAAGCGATTAAAGTCAAACGTGCGGGTATGGTTGAAAAAGTTGATAATAAAAATGTTTATATTTTAGGTGAAGATGAAGGTGGCGCATTTATTGACCATTATGCGCTTCAAAAAAATCTTAGAACCAACCAAAATACAACTTTCACTCAAAAAGTCATTGTAAGAAAAGGTGATATGGTTGAAGCGGGTGGTGTTATCGCTGATGGTCCAAGTATGGATCAAGGTGAACTTGCTATCGGTAAAAACGCAATGGTTGCTTTTATGCCATGGAATGGTTATAACTACGAAGATGCGATTGTTATCTCTGAGCGTATGATTCGTGAAGATGCTTTTACCAGCGTTCATATCTATGAAAAAGAGGTTGAAGCACGTGAGCTTAAAGACGGCGTAGAAGAGATTACTAAAGACATTCCAAATGTCAAAGAAGAAGAGTTAGCCCATCTTGATGATAGTGGTATTGTCAAAGTTGGTACCTATGTCACTCCTGGCATGATTCTTGTTGGTAAAGTATCACCAAAAGGTGAAGTAAAACCAACGCCTGAAGAGCGACTTTTACGTGCTATTTTTGGTGAGAAAGCAGGACATGTTGTCAACAAATCACTTTATGCAACGCCATCATTAGAGGGTATTGTTGTTGATGTTAAAATCTTTACAAAAAAAGGTTATGACAAAGATCCACGTGCTGTCCAAGCATATGAGCAAGAAAAAGAGATTTTAGACCGTGAGCATCATGATAAACTCTTGATGTTAGATCGTGAAGAGATGTTGCGTATTAATGCATTGCTTTTGAAAAACCCACTACAAGAAGATCAAGAGATTAGCAAAACAAGCTATAAAAAAGGTGGCTTTATTAAAGCAGAAGATCTTCATAATGTTAACCGTTTTTCAATTAATTCGATTGTAAAAGCATTCTCAAATGAAGTTCAAGATGACTATAAAGATCTTAAAATGTACTTCCAAAATGAGAAGAAAAAGCTCAAAGAAGAACATGATGAAAAACTAAATATCATTGAAAAAGATGATATTTTACCAAGCGGGGTTGTTAAGCTTGTTAAAGTTTATGTGGCAACCAAACGTAAGCTTAAAGTCGGTGACAAAATGGCGGGACGTCACGGAAATAAAGGTATCGTTTCTAATATCGTTCGTGAAGTCGATATGCCTTACCTTAAAAATGGTGAAATTGTCGACATCGTTTTAAATCCACTGGGCGTTCCAAGTCGTATGAATATTGGACAAATTCTTGAGGTTCATTTAGGTCTTGTTGGTAAACGTTTAGGCGATCAAATTGAAGAGATATTTAAAGAGAAACAAGGTGATTGGATTAAAGCACTTCGTGAAAAAATGATTAGTATTGCTGATGTTGCCAAACTGATGGATGCTAGGAATTTTATTGATAAAGTAAATGATGAACAATTGTTGATTTTTGCTAGAGATTGGAGCAAGGGTGTTAAATTTGCAACTCCAATTTTTGAAGGTGTTAACGTTGAAGAGTTTGAAAAACTCTTTGAAATGGCAAAAATTGATACCGACGGTAAGACTGACTTATACGATGGTATGACAGGTCAAAAGATGCACGAAAGAGTCAATGTGGGTTACATGTACATGTTAAAACTTCACCACTTGGTTGACGAAAAAGTGCATGCAAGAAGTACAGGACCATACTCACTGGTTACGCAACAACCTGTTGGTGGTAAAGCCCTCTTTGGTGGTCAAAGATTCGGTGAGATGGAGGTATGGGCGCTTGAAGCATACGGTGCTGCTCATACACTAAGAGAAATGTTAACAGTCAAATCAGACGACGTTGAAGGACGTATTTTAGCTTATAAAGCACTTACTAGAGGTGAAAATGTCCCTCAAACAGGAATTCCTGAAACATTCTATGTTTTAACGAATGAGTTGAAGTCTTTGGCTTTAGATGTTGAGATTTATGACGAGGTGGAAGAAGATGAAACGACTAGAACCAATTGA
- the rpsL gene encoding 30S ribosomal protein S12 has protein sequence MPTINQLVRNERKKVIKKSKSPALDKCPQRRGVCTRVYTTTPKKPNSALRKVAKVKLTSGFEVISYIGGEGHNLQEHSIVLVRGGRVKDLPGVKYHIVRGALDTSGVAKRTVSRSKYGTKRPKAK, from the coding sequence GTGCCAACCATTAACCAACTCGTCAGAAATGAGAGAAAAAAGGTGATTAAAAAATCAAAATCACCTGCACTTGATAAGTGCCCTCAAAGAAGAGGCGTTTGTACAAGAGTTTATACGACAACTCCTAAAAAACCAAACTCTGCTTTGAGAAAAGTTGCCAAAGTCAAATTGACCAGCGGTTTTGAAGTCATTAGCTACATCGGTGGCGAGGGACATAACCTACAAGAACACTCCATTGTATTGGTACGTGGCGGTAGGGTAAAAGATTTACCAGGTGTTAAGTACCATATTGTACGTGGTGCGCTTGATACTTCAGGTGTTGCAAAAAGAACGGTGTCTAGAAGTAAATACGGTACAAAAAGACCAAAAGCTAAATAA